TTTATATTTCCATTTTCTTGTAATTTTAGTTGGCATTTATGTAATCTATCTCTTGAACGAGTTTTTGCCCAACAAATTTTACCATCTAACTCTTCAACTTTATCAACTGATATCAAGTTTATATCTCTAGCTAATAATTCATCTTTAAATAAAAGTTCATTATCTCCAACTATTACACAGTTATTTTTACTATCTAACTCCACTACATATAAAGGTTTTTCCTGTGCTATTCCAAGTCCCTTTCTTTGACCTATTGTATAAAAAGATAGTCCATTGTGTTTTCCTAAAATTTTTCCATCAGTTGTAACTATATTTCCTTTTTTTCCAGCTTTTCCTCTTGTTTGCTCAAGTAAAAACTCTTTTAATTTTCCATCTTCAACAAAGCATATCTCTTGAGAATCTTTTTTAGCATAAACTCTTACTCCTAATTGCTCAGCTAACTCTCTTACCTTTGGTTTTTCTAAATCACCTATTGGGAACATTACATATTTTAAATTATCTTTGTTCATTTGTGAAAGGAAATAAACTTGATCTTTATTCAAATCATCTCCCATTGATAATACTCCATCTTTTAATTGAGTATAGTGTCCTGTAGCCATAAAATCTGCTCCTAATGAACGAGCAAACTCTATCAACATTCCAAATTTTATATGTTTATTGCATACCATACATGGATTAGGAGTTTTTCCTTGTAAATACTCATTAACAAAATAATCCATAACTACCGTTTTAAATTCTTTTGTAGCATCTAAAACATAATGAGGTATCCCTAAATCATCACATACTTTTTTAGCATCTGAATCCTCTGGGTTACAAGTTCTCATAGTTACTCCTATAAGATCATATCCCTGCTTTTTTAAAATATACGCAACTGTAGAAGAATCTACTCCTCCACTCATAGCTACAGCTACTTTTATCTTTTTATTATTTTCATTATAAGTTAAATATTTTTCAAATTCTCTATTTTCCATTATGATTTTACTCCTATTACAAAATTTTTAATATACATCTTGCTAATATCAATATTCCAAATATAAATATAAGTCCTCCTGAAATTTGAGATATTTTTATTAATCTATCTTCATGTAAAACCTTAGTAGAATGTGCTATCACATAAGTGGTGATAAACCACTCAGTTGCTCCACCAAGCATTATTCCTAAAGCTATAAAAGGTGCTACTATTGAAACATCTTCCGAATAAACTTTTAAAGTTGTAAAAATAACAAGAATTGTAAAAATTCCAGATAAGTTAGCTATTGCTAGAAAAAATGTTGTAAAATAATCCTTTACCATTCCTGTTGGAGTACACTCTATCTTTTTTATCTTCTCTCTCTTCTCCAATTTTTTCCAACCTACAAGTAAAAGAAAAAGAGCTACTAAAATTTGTAGCCATGATTCATACTTCAGTATAAATCCCTCTACATAAGTCATAAATAAAAGTGCTATAACTCCATATATTATATCCACAGTTACCATTCCAAGTGCTGAGATATACCCCTTTTTTTGCCCTTCCATCATAGTTTTTTCCATACAATATATACCTACTGGTCCAAAAGGTAAAGATAATATTAAACCAGTAATTACCCCTTTTAATGTTGCTATTATAATCAATTTTTTACCTCCATCATATCTTTTAGTCTTTTAATAATTTACCACATTTAGGACAGTACTTAAACTCTCCAATTACATTAGCTCCACAATAAGGACAAGTATTAGCTTCTAATATTATCTTTTCAATATCTTCATATTCTACTTGCTTTTTATCTAAAATCTTTGAAATAGAAGTAGCCTTTAACTTATAAACACTCCTACACTTCTCACAGATTATAATATATTCTCTATTATATCTAAATACAGGAATGAAAAAGATATCAAAACTCCTACTTAACTCCATAAGCGAAAATTTCTCTCCTATACACCCCGTACATTTAAAAGTTACCGTGCCTAAATTCTTATTTTTATTCCCTATTCCAAAGACTCCTATAAAAAACATTTTCTCTCCTTGTTACTCAAGTAAAATTACCCTGTAATATATTTTCTATTCTAAATTATATCATATTCTTATCACCATTAAAAGAAAAATTAATTTTTTTAATTTTCTATTTTCAATAAAGTAAATATATTATATAATAAAATATAAATATAGTATTTTATGAAAGGAGTAACTTTGAATAAAAGGTTAACAGAGGAAGAGATTGAAAAGCAAATGGATAAAGCTTTGGATAAAATTCCTATGGAGATAAAAAAAATAAAATTAGTACTGTCTATAATAAAAAGATTTAACAGATTAAAAACAATTTTCAAATTTAAATAGGAGGATAGATGTTATCTGAAAAATTATTAAAAAAAATAGGAACAATAGCTAAAGAGTTTGAAAAAAGAGGATATACTCTTGAAGAAGACCTTATAGAGTTAGCTGAAACTAGAGAGGATATAGCTCAAAGATTAGAAGAGACAAAATTTAAAAAAATTGAATTTTTCCAAGATGATGAGTTACACTCTGTTGGGCTTACTTTAGAAGATGTCCAAATAGAATTTTTTGTAACTGAGGGAGAAGATGAGGAGGGACCTTGGTACGAAGCTGAGGCTGAAATAATATTCTTCTAAAAATAAAATATAAGGGGGAAATTAATATATGAAAATTTTTGACGGTCATGCTGATATTTGGTATGATGTAGCACAAAAAAGAAAAAATGGTGAAGAAAATATTGTAAAAAAATATCATCTTGATAGATTTAGAGCTGGAAATGTTATGGGTGGTATCTTTATAGCCTATCTTGAACATAATGATGAATTAGATGATGAAAAAGAGATGTTTCATTTAATTAATTCTACTATCCATGAAATAAAAAGTAACTCCGAGATATTTAATATTATAAAGAGAAAGGGTGACTTTAATAGAGGAATTGTTGATGAAAAACTTAATGTCATTATGGGAGTAGAGGGATTAAGAGCTATTGGAAGTAATTTAGATTGGCTTGATACTCTCTATGAATTAGGTTTTAGACATGCTTCTCTTACTTGGAATGAAGAGAATGATTTAGCTACTGGTGTAGCTGGAGATGAGAGTAGAGGACTCACTCCTCTCGGTATAGAAGTCATTAAAAAAATGGAAAAATTAGGAATGATTATAGATGTTTCCCATGCTAATGAGAAAAGTTTCTGGGATATCTATAACAATACTTCTAAACCTTTTATAGCTTCTCATTCTAATGCTAAGGCTCTTTGTAATCACAGGAGAAACCTTACTGATGAACAGATAAAAGCTATTGCTAGTAGAGATGGGGTAATTGGAGTCAATGCCTATAAACACTTTATTTCACTTGATTCTCATAATCAGACTTTAGAAAGATTTGTTGACCATATTGAGCATATTATATCACTAGTTGGAATAAGACATGTAGCTCTTGGATTTGATTTCTGTGAATATCTATATACTGATAAAAAAGAGGAAGATATTAACCCTAAAGGACTTGAAAACGTCTCTAAAGCTATGGGTATAATCAAAGAGTTAGCTAGAAGAGGATATGAAGAAAGTGATATCAGAAAGATAGCCTTTGAAAATTTTATGAGAATAGCTGAAACTGTACTAGAAGATTAAAGAGAGGATTGCTCCTCTCTTTGTTATTTTCTATAATCTTCCAATCTTTTATAGACCATAGTAGCTGCCGCCTCTAATAGTCTCTCTTTTATAACCTCATCACTTATACTCTCATAGTAGTTTGTAGCTATAAGAGTAGCAAATCCATGAGCATACATCCAACAATCTATATATAGATT
This is a stretch of genomic DNA from Candidatus Fusobacterium pullicola. It encodes these proteins:
- the mnmA gene encoding tRNA 2-thiouridine(34) synthase MnmA; protein product: MENREFEKYLTYNENNKKIKVAVAMSGGVDSSTVAYILKKQGYDLIGVTMRTCNPEDSDAKKVCDDLGIPHYVLDATKEFKTVVMDYFVNEYLQGKTPNPCMVCNKHIKFGMLIEFARSLGADFMATGHYTQLKDGVLSMGDDLNKDQVYFLSQMNKDNLKYVMFPIGDLEKPKVRELAEQLGVRVYAKKDSQEICFVEDGKLKEFLLEQTRGKAGKKGNIVTTDGKILGKHNGLSFYTIGQRKGLGIAQEKPLYVVELDSKNNCVIVGDNELLFKDELLARDINLISVDKVEELDGKICWAKTRSRDRLHKCQLKLQENGNIKVKFLEEKVRAITPGQGVVFYDEEKKVLGSGFII
- a CDS encoding LysE family transporter, translating into MIIATLKGVITGLILSLPFGPVGIYCMEKTMMEGQKKGYISALGMVTVDIIYGVIALLFMTYVEGFILKYESWLQILVALFLLLVGWKKLEKREKIKKIECTPTGMVKDYFTTFFLAIANLSGIFTILVIFTTLKVYSEDVSIVAPFIALGIMLGGATEWFITTYVIAHSTKVLHEDRLIKISQISGGLIFIFGILILARCILKIL
- a CDS encoding zinc ribbon domain-containing protein, coding for MFFIGVFGIGNKNKNLGTVTFKCTGCIGEKFSLMELSRSFDIFFIPVFRYNREYIIICEKCRSVYKLKATSISKILDKKQVEYEDIEKIILEANTCPYCGANVIGEFKYCPKCGKLLKD
- a CDS encoding dipeptidase, with the translated sequence MKIFDGHADIWYDVAQKRKNGEENIVKKYHLDRFRAGNVMGGIFIAYLEHNDELDDEKEMFHLINSTIHEIKSNSEIFNIIKRKGDFNRGIVDEKLNVIMGVEGLRAIGSNLDWLDTLYELGFRHASLTWNEENDLATGVAGDESRGLTPLGIEVIKKMEKLGMIIDVSHANEKSFWDIYNNTSKPFIASHSNAKALCNHRRNLTDEQIKAIASRDGVIGVNAYKHFISLDSHNQTLERFVDHIEHIISLVGIRHVALGFDFCEYLYTDKKEEDINPKGLENVSKAMGIIKELARRGYEESDIRKIAFENFMRIAETVLED